One stretch of Leadbetterella byssophila DSM 17132 DNA includes these proteins:
- a CDS encoding capsule assembly Wzi family protein: MRARWIFLFFICFQIQGQVRYSVKIGGLYSVNQRAPFWIKSNQFGTVPDSSNTLFFEHAVQWSHKGLEWGAQMNVWSGHQARVLLPEIYGSYNVGGFRFLVGRKKQYHGWGDSTLSSGSMTWSGNALPIPEVQVSIPEYRRVWPKVLAIKGHYSHGWFGDQHFVKQYYLHQKSLYLRWGEGKVRFHTGIMHHAQWGGKPKYDPGPEGWLAHGQRFASGGKVYREVVFPFTNPPRDSAKVASFDFENRYGNHLGQLDWGLEGNMGSSVWKVYRQLPFETGQTFSSLGNLDDGVYGISLNRKKGVIRHLVLEFLHTTNQGLYRSGFLRFIGYKGRHYGRNQNYYFSHAQYLDGWSYEGRTLGSPFLLPNPDIRDEKTVDSPNYFANNNNIKAGYVGLKTQLNSVSMITKVSLSRNFGTYHKKIQADQFSLGHNMEIPVSGATIAVEVGIDHGDLIRDNFGIQLSWKKTWQ, translated from the coding sequence GTGAGAGCTAGATGGATTTTTTTATTTTTTATTTGTTTCCAAATCCAGGGACAAGTTCGCTATTCCGTAAAAATAGGTGGTTTATACTCCGTAAACCAAAGGGCTCCATTTTGGATAAAAAGTAATCAATTCGGCACGGTTCCGGACTCTTCTAATACCCTCTTTTTTGAACATGCTGTTCAGTGGAGTCACAAAGGATTGGAATGGGGAGCACAGATGAATGTTTGGAGTGGGCATCAAGCTCGAGTATTGCTTCCGGAAATTTATGGATCCTATAATGTGGGTGGATTCCGCTTCTTGGTGGGGAGGAAAAAGCAGTATCACGGTTGGGGTGATTCTACCCTTTCTTCCGGTTCAATGACCTGGTCAGGTAACGCACTTCCTATTCCGGAGGTACAAGTGTCTATACCTGAGTATAGGCGGGTCTGGCCGAAGGTTCTAGCCATTAAAGGTCATTATTCCCACGGGTGGTTTGGAGATCAGCACTTTGTTAAGCAGTATTATTTGCACCAAAAATCACTTTATTTGAGGTGGGGAGAAGGGAAGGTCCGTTTTCATACGGGTATCATGCATCATGCGCAGTGGGGCGGTAAGCCTAAATATGACCCCGGTCCGGAAGGTTGGTTAGCTCACGGACAGAGATTCGCTAGTGGAGGCAAGGTGTATAGAGAAGTAGTCTTCCCCTTTACTAATCCTCCGCGGGACTCCGCAAAGGTGGCTAGCTTTGACTTTGAAAACCGTTATGGAAATCATTTGGGACAGTTGGATTGGGGTCTGGAAGGAAATATGGGGAGTTCCGTTTGGAAGGTTTACCGCCAATTGCCCTTCGAAACCGGGCAGACCTTTAGTAGTCTTGGAAACCTGGATGACGGGGTGTATGGCATTTCGCTAAATAGAAAAAAGGGCGTAATAAGGCATTTGGTTTTGGAGTTTTTACATACCACAAACCAAGGCCTGTATAGATCCGGTTTTCTACGTTTTATAGGATATAAGGGTAGGCATTACGGCAGAAATCAGAACTATTATTTTTCACATGCCCAATATTTGGACGGTTGGTCTTATGAAGGAAGAACCCTGGGTTCTCCATTCTTACTCCCCAATCCGGATATACGGGACGAGAAGACGGTAGATAGTCCGAATTATTTTGCCAATAATAACAATATTAAGGCAGGCTATGTAGGTCTAAAAACACAGTTGAATTCTGTTAGTATGATCACAAAAGTATCTCTAAGCAGAAACTTTGGAACCTATCATAAAAAAATTCAGGCAGATCAATTTTCCTTAGGTCATAATATGGAGATTCCGGTATCCGGTGCCACCATAGCCGTAGAGGTGGGAATAGACCACGGAGATCTCATTCGAGATAATTTTGGGATCCAGTTATCCTGGAAGAAAACTTGGCAATAA